The following coding sequences lie in one Zingiber officinale cultivar Zhangliang chromosome 2B, Zo_v1.1, whole genome shotgun sequence genomic window:
- the LOC122048580 gene encoding uncharacterized protein LOC122048580, with protein MVEKIAKGKSNWFHKSQTKKKEQTAAVLKGEKSSPAIRELEKREGKSRRMIQCVMAADDNLSELEVGMDGSRRGLAGAKALAKIPRGRSHGLTILIGVFSPVALFFSSSFLPAAESQGSHVRKLEEENDYFLTQKEHWFNQTLDHLSIMGYHKFQQRHYEFLDHYQAPKGPVFLVVCGEESCDGIYNYESYIATSVVLLAKLHLTSFSCT; from the exons ATGGTCGAGAAAATCGCGAAGGGGAAATCTAACTGGTTCCACAAATCCCAAACCAAAAAAAAGGAACAAACTGCAGCAGTGCTGAAGGGAGAGAAGAGCTCACCAGCTATAAGAGAGCTCGAAAAGCGTGAAGGGAAGTCGAGGAGGATGATTCAGTGCGTAATGGCAGCAGATGATAACCTGAGCGAATTGGAAGTTGGCAT GGACGGATCTAGGCGAGGGTTGGCGGGGGCTAAAGCCCTCGCCAAGATCCCCCGGGGAAGGAGCCATGGATTGACGATTCTCATTGGTGTCTTTTCTCCCGttgccctcttcttctcctcctccttcctccctgCGGCGGAGTCCCAAGGTTCCCACGTCCGCaagttggaagaagaaaatgactACTTCCTCACCCAAAAGGAGCATTGGTTCAATCAAACCCTTGACCACTTATCTATTATG GGATATCATAAATTCCAACAGCGTCATTATGAATTTCTTGATCACTACCAAGCTCCTAAAGGTCCAGTATTCCTTGTAGTTTGTGGTGAAGAGTCTTGTGACGGCATTTATAATTATGAGAGTTATATAGCTACAAGTGTGGTGCTTCTTGCTAAACTACATTTAACTTCCTTTTCATGTACCTAA